One Pseudomonas sp. MM213 genomic window, TTTCGAATACACGGAACCCGCAAAACTCCATCATGGACCCTTCCCCTGGCTTGACCCTCGCAACACTCTTTGCCGACTTCGGCATGATTCTTTTTGCTCTGATCCTGGTGTTGCTCAACGGATTTTTCGTTGCGGCGGAATTTGCCATGGTCAAACTGCGCTCGACCCGGGTCGAGGCCATCGCTGATAAAAACGGCTGGCGCGGGCACATCCTGCGCACCGTTCACAGTCAGCTCGATGCCTACCTGTCGGCCTGCCAATTGGGTATCACCCTCGCCTCCCTCGGCCTTGGTTGGGTCGGTGAACCGGCGTTCGCACACATCCTCGAGCCGCTGCTGGAAGCCGTCGGCGTGCAGTCGGCCGAAGTGATCAAGGCCGTGTCGTTCTTCGCCGCGTTCTTTGTCATCTCGTACCTGCACATCGTGGTGGGTGAACTGGCGCCGAAATCCTGGGCCATCCGCAAACCCGAATTGCTGTCGCTGTGGACCGCCGTGCCGCTGTACCTGTTCTATTGGGCGATGTACCCGGCGATTTACCTGCTCAACGCCAGCGCCAACACCATCCTGCGCATCGCTGGCCAGGGTGAACCCGGCCCCCATCACGAGCACCATTACAGCCGTGAAGAACTGAAACTGATCCTGCACTCCAGCCGTGGCCAGGACCCGAGCGACCAAGGCATGCGTGTATTGGCCTCGGCGGTGGAAATGGGCGAGCTGGAAGTGGTCGACTGGGCCAACTCCCGCGAAGACCTGGTGACGCTGGAGTTCAACGCGCCGCTCAAGGAAATCCTGGCGATGTTCCGTCGCCACAAGTTCAGCCGTTATCCGGTGTACGACAGCGATCGCCAGGAGTTCGTCGGCCTGCTGCACATCAAGGACCTGCTGCTGGAACTGGCCGCGCTGGACCACATTCCCGAGTCGTTCAACCTGGCTGAGCTGACCCGACCGCTGGAACGCGTGTCGCGCCACATGCCGCTGTCGCAGTTGCTGGAACAGTTCCGCAAAGGCGGCTCGCACTTCGCACTGGTCGAAGAGGCCGATGGCAACGTCATCGGCTACCTGACCATGGAAGACGTGCTGGAAGTGCTGGTCGGCGACATTCAGGACGAACACCGCAAGGCCGAGCGCGGGATCCTCGCGTACCAGCCGGGCAAGTTGCTGGTTCGCGGCGATACGCCACTGTTCAAGGTCGAGCGCCTGCTGGGCATCGATCTGGACCACGTCGAAGCCGAAACCCTCGCCGGGCTGGTGTATGAATCCCTGAAACGGGTGCCGGAAGAGGAAGAAGTGCTGGAAGTTGAAGGTTTGCGGATCATCATCAAGAAGATGAAAGGGCCGAAGATTATTTTGGCCAAGGTGTTGATGCTGGATTGATCGGCTGATCCGGAACCATGTCGATCCCTTCGCGGGCAAGCCTCGCTCCTACAGGATTTCGCTGAGTCTGTAGGAGCGAGGCTTGCCCGCGAAGGCGTCAGCCCAGGCAACACATCATTGTTTGCCCAACGCAAAGTTGGGCAATGCCCCCACCGGTTGATTGAACTGGTACGGAATCGACACCAGCCCCATCCCGGTATTGCGCTGTACCACAAAATGCAGGTGCGGCCCGCTGCTGTTGCCGGTGTTGCCCGACAGCGCCAGCGGACTGCCCACCGACACCCGCTGCCCCTCGCGAACACTCACCGAACCTCGCTTGAGGTGCAAGTACACGCCCATCGTCCCGTCATCGTGCAGCACCCGCACGAAATTGCCTGACGGATCGTTGCCGCGCCCGGTCTGGGCGTTCTCGGTTTTCACCACCACCCCGCCCCGCGCAGCAATGATCGGCGTGCCCTCAGGCATCGCGATATCCATGGCGTAGCGATTCTTGGGGCCGAAGTGGCTGTATTGGCCATTGGCGCCCTGACTCAGCCGAAACGGCCCACCGCGCCAGGGGAACGGGTATCGATAGGCCATGGCGGCGCCTGAGGGATCACCCAGGAAGTATTCAAATCTGGGGGTGTACGCGAGCGGCCTTTCGGCCCGCGTCGCCGTGAGCAGCGCCAGACGAATGCTGCTGCGCGCCGGCATGACCCGGCGAATCGGTCGGCTCGGCGCACCGCTGACGTTCTGCAGCCCGGCGAAACTCAACTCGATCTGTACCGGCGCGTACAGGTCGTTGCGCACGTACACACTGTCCACGCCTTTTTTCTTGGTGATGACGAGGTACACCTGACGCTCAAGGTGCTCGACCATGCGATCACGAAAAGTGAACACCTTGGCGCCTTTCGTGGGGCGGTCGCTGTAGGAGACCACGCCATTGGCATCGGTGGATTTGTAGATGGTCATGGCCATGGCCGTAGAGGACGCCATGAACAGACCACAGCAAAACAGCAGGCGCGCGAGCATGGGCAGGATTCTGTCGAGTAAGGCCTGGGGATGAGCCTAGCAGCTGCAATGGACCCGGGTAGTCGGCAGATGTTTCAAAATGGGCAGGTCGGGGGGATGTGTGGTGAATCTGATGACCCCTTCGCGGGCAAGCCTCGCTCCTACAGGTTCACACCGTACTGTAGGAGCGAGGCTTGCCCGCGATGGCGGACTGTCAGGCGACGAAGGTTATGCGCCTGGAACGAAATGCTTCTGCGCCGTACCACGTGCTATCAAACGGGAGATGTAATCCAGTTTCTGCGCATCCTGGTCGACAAAGCGGAACGTCAGTTGCAGCCATTCGCTGTCGGGTTTCTGCTCGTGGGCGACGATGGCGTGCAGGTAACCGTTCAGGCGGGCGACTTCAGCGTTGTCGCCCTGCTCCAGATCGAGCACGGCGCTGTCGAGCACTTGCGGCAGGGCTTCGCTGCGTTTGACCACCAGCAGCGCTTCCTTGAGGCTCAACGCCTTGATCACGCATTGCTGAATGCCATTGGGCAGGCGCAATTGGCCTTGGCCACGACCACCGGTAGGTGCTGCAGACGCCGCCGGTGCTTTTACCGGCGGGCTGTTGAGCAGGCCACGGGACGGGGCAGCCGCCGCGGGTGCTGGCGCTGGTGCAGCGGCGGCAGGTCGGGCAATCGGTGCAGCAGCAGGTGCAACGCTGGCCATGGCAGGCTTGCCGCCGGTCAACGCGCTCAAGGAATCATTGCCGAACGCCGAGTTCATTTTGGTCGGTGCGCTGTTCATCAAGGTGTCGAGCTTGCCGACCTTGTTCAGCGCCTGCTTGACCTTGGTCAGCAGTTGTTCGTTGGTGAACGGCTTGCTGACGTAGCCGGATACACCGGCCTGAATCGCCTGGACAACGTTCTCTTTGTCGCCACGGCTGGTCACCATGACAAAGGGCATGGTCTTGAGATTGTCCTGCTCGCGGCACCAGGTCAGCAGTTCCAGGCCGGACATTTCCGGCATTTCCCAGTCGCACAGGACCAGATCGAACGCTTCCCGCGCCAGCAAGGCCTGAGCCTTCTTGCCGTTGACCGCGTCTTCGATCCGGATCCCCGGGAAGTAGTTGCGCAGGCACTTCTTCACCAGGTCACGAATGAACGACGCATCATCCACGACCAATACACTGACCTTACTCATCCATCACCCCTTTAAAAAATCCCGGCAAGCATACCGCTTTACTGATGGCGCATCGCCATAAACCTTCAGTCACGCCGGGACTTTTCGTTCGCGGGTGCTGCATTCAAATTCACAAACCCGTAAACAAAAACGCCCGGCCAAAAGGCCGGGCGCTTTACTTGGGCAATCTTACTTATCGTCAACTTTGCCCGGAACATTAGCGGTTTCACCACTTGTGCCTTCAACTTCTTCTTTCATGCGCTTGAGGCCCAAGTGACGCACGTCGGTGCCGCGCACCAGATAAATCACCAGCTCGGAAATATTGCGCGCGTGGTCGCCGATGCGCTCCAGCGA contains:
- a CDS encoding hemolysin family protein → MDPSPGLTLATLFADFGMILFALILVLLNGFFVAAEFAMVKLRSTRVEAIADKNGWRGHILRTVHSQLDAYLSACQLGITLASLGLGWVGEPAFAHILEPLLEAVGVQSAEVIKAVSFFAAFFVISYLHIVVGELAPKSWAIRKPELLSLWTAVPLYLFYWAMYPAIYLLNASANTILRIAGQGEPGPHHEHHYSREELKLILHSSRGQDPSDQGMRVLASAVEMGELEVVDWANSREDLVTLEFNAPLKEILAMFRRHKFSRYPVYDSDRQEFVGLLHIKDLLLELAALDHIPESFNLAELTRPLERVSRHMPLSQLLEQFRKGGSHFALVEEADGNVIGYLTMEDVLEVLVGDIQDEHRKAERGILAYQPGKLLVRGDTPLFKVERLLGIDLDHVEAETLAGLVYESLKRVPEEEEVLEVEGLRIIIKKMKGPKIILAKVLMLD
- a CDS encoding peptidoglycan DD-metalloendopeptidase family protein; translated protein: MLARLLFCCGLFMASSTAMAMTIYKSTDANGVVSYSDRPTKGAKVFTFRDRMVEHLERQVYLVITKKKGVDSVYVRNDLYAPVQIELSFAGLQNVSGAPSRPIRRVMPARSSIRLALLTATRAERPLAYTPRFEYFLGDPSGAAMAYRYPFPWRGGPFRLSQGANGQYSHFGPKNRYAMDIAMPEGTPIIAARGGVVVKTENAQTGRGNDPSGNFVRVLHDDGTMGVYLHLKRGSVSVREGQRVSVGSPLALSGNTGNSSGPHLHFVVQRNTGMGLVSIPYQFNQPVGALPNFALGKQ
- a CDS encoding response regulator, encoding MSKVSVLVVDDASFIRDLVKKCLRNYFPGIRIEDAVNGKKAQALLAREAFDLVLCDWEMPEMSGLELLTWCREQDNLKTMPFVMVTSRGDKENVVQAIQAGVSGYVSKPFTNEQLLTKVKQALNKVGKLDTLMNSAPTKMNSAFGNDSLSALTGGKPAMASVAPAAAPIARPAAAAPAPAPAAAAPSRGLLNSPPVKAPAASAAPTGGRGQGQLRLPNGIQQCVIKALSLKEALLVVKRSEALPQVLDSAVLDLEQGDNAEVARLNGYLHAIVAHEQKPDSEWLQLTFRFVDQDAQKLDYISRLIARGTAQKHFVPGA